A genomic segment from Bacteroidia bacterium encodes:
- a CDS encoding CTP synthase, with translation MPGNTKYIFVTGGVTSSLGKGIIAASLAKLLQARGYSVTIQKLDPYINVDPGTLNPYEHGECYVTDDGAETDLDLGHYERFLNVPTSQANNVTTGRIYQSVIEKERQGDYLGKTVQVIPHITDEIKRWIRLVGKTGNKEFVISEIGGTVGDIESLPYIEAVRQLKWELGKDCLVIHLTLIPYLKASGELKTKPTQHSVKVLLEYGIQPDILVCRTEHPLSAELKKKVALFCNVETGSVIEAIDASSIYEVPVFMEKEQLDLAVLKKLSLPAAENIDLGSWKDFLHRLKNPRSEVKIGLIGKYIELKDSYKSIAEAFTHAGAMNECKVRIEWIHSESLTEDNVEEKLKGLKGILVAPGFGQRGIEGKISAIRYAREQKIPFLGICLGMQCAVIEFARNVLGFRDANSTEMNPGTTNPVIDLLEAQKKITHKGGTMRLGAYPCKVVPNTRISEVYRKAGEISERHRHRYEFNNEYLADFEKNGMIASGINPESGLVEAVELRDHPWFIGVQFHPEYRSTVLNPHPLFVHFVKAAIQVTSLQATA, from the coding sequence GTGCCGGGCAACACCAAATACATTTTTGTAACAGGCGGCGTAACCTCCTCTCTGGGAAAAGGGATCATCGCCGCATCCCTGGCCAAATTACTTCAGGCACGAGGATATTCCGTTACCATTCAGAAGCTGGACCCTTATATCAATGTTGATCCGGGTACATTAAACCCCTACGAGCACGGGGAATGTTATGTTACGGACGACGGAGCGGAGACCGATCTGGATCTGGGCCATTATGAGCGTTTTTTAAACGTTCCCACCTCCCAGGCTAATAACGTAACCACCGGCAGAATTTACCAGAGTGTAATAGAGAAAGAACGTCAGGGCGATTATCTTGGGAAGACGGTGCAGGTGATTCCCCATATTACCGATGAGATCAAACGATGGATACGGCTGGTGGGAAAAACTGGAAACAAGGAGTTTGTTATTTCCGAGATCGGCGGAACGGTGGGAGACATTGAATCGCTTCCATATATTGAAGCAGTACGTCAGTTGAAGTGGGAACTGGGGAAGGATTGCCTCGTTATCCATTTGACGCTGATCCCATATCTTAAGGCATCGGGTGAACTAAAAACCAAACCCACACAGCACAGTGTAAAAGTGCTGCTCGAATACGGAATTCAGCCCGACATTCTGGTATGCCGGACGGAGCATCCGCTCTCCGCGGAACTGAAAAAGAAAGTGGCTTTATTCTGTAATGTTGAAACCGGGTCGGTGATTGAGGCCATTGATGCTTCTTCCATTTACGAGGTGCCTGTGTTTATGGAAAAAGAACAACTGGATCTGGCCGTACTGAAAAAACTGAGTTTGCCGGCCGCGGAGAATATTGATCTTGGGAGCTGGAAAGATTTTCTTCACCGTTTGAAAAACCCCCGTTCCGAAGTAAAAATCGGCCTGATCGGAAAATATATTGAGCTCAAGGATTCCTATAAATCGATTGCGGAAGCCTTTACCCATGCCGGCGCCATGAATGAATGCAAGGTGCGGATCGAATGGATTCATTCCGAATCACTCACGGAAGATAATGTAGAGGAGAAACTCAAGGGCCTTAAAGGCATCCTGGTGGCACCCGGCTTCGGGCAGCGCGGAATTGAAGGAAAGATCAGTGCGATCCGGTATGCCCGTGAGCAAAAAATTCCATTCCTCGGAATATGCCTTGGCATGCAGTGCGCAGTGATCGAGTTTGCGCGTAACGTGCTGGGATTCCGGGATGCCAATTCCACGGAAATGAATCCCGGTACCACCAACCCGGTCATCGATTTGCTGGAGGCGCAGAAAAAAATCACACATAAAGGAGGAACCATGCGTTTGGGTGCCTACCCCTGCAAAGTGGTTCCCAATACCCGCATCTCGGAAGTTTACCGCAAAGCCGGCGAGATTTCGGAAAGGCATCGCCACCGTTACGAATTCAACAATGAATACCTTGCAGACTTCGAAAAAAACGGAATGATTGCCAGCGGAATCAATCCGGAAAGCGGCCTGGTGGAAGCGGTGGAACTCAGGGATCACCCCTGGTTCATCGGGGTCCAGTTTCACCCTGAGTACAGGAGTACCGTGCTTAATCCGCATCCGCTTTTCGTTCACTTTGTAAAAGCCGCCATCCAGGTTACCTCTCTGCAGGCCACCGCCTGA
- a CDS encoding phosphatidate cytidylyltransferase: MSEILVRALTGAAFVATVVLAAWHSFYTFFALLFFASLMGLNEFLLMNKDRIAPRFRIPLLFLSGFLFFLFAYSFVFLREADTRVVLFSISAVLALAALVMIVSLFISDRRSDTIFGVIPQGMLYSTLFLSSWTLLYGSDLFGPWDEFYPLFLGTLILVWANDTFAYLSGRAFGRRKLLERISPKKTWEGTIGGALLCVASAYILSFFFPQLSALHWMGLALIVAPAATLGDLVESRMKRRAGVKDSGNVLPGHGGILDRFDATIIVSPIAVTYLFIVLGNK, translated from the coding sequence ATGTCAGAGATACTGGTAAGAGCGTTAACCGGTGCCGCTTTTGTAGCCACAGTAGTGCTGGCCGCCTGGCATTCATTTTATACTTTTTTCGCCCTGCTTTTTTTTGCTTCGCTAATGGGCCTGAATGAATTCCTTTTGATGAACAAGGACCGGATTGCTCCGCGTTTCCGGATCCCGCTTCTTTTTTTATCAGGCTTTCTTTTTTTTCTCTTCGCTTATTCTTTCGTTTTTTTACGGGAAGCAGATACCCGTGTTGTTCTATTCAGCATCAGTGCGGTGCTTGCGCTTGCCGCTTTGGTGATGATCGTAAGTCTTTTTATATCAGATCGCCGGAGTGATACTATTTTTGGCGTGATTCCGCAGGGAATGCTGTACAGCACCCTTTTTCTCTCTTCCTGGACACTGCTCTATGGATCGGATCTGTTCGGACCATGGGATGAATTCTATCCGCTGTTTCTGGGTACCCTGATCCTTGTATGGGCTAACGATACATTTGCCTACCTCAGCGGCAGAGCGTTCGGCCGGAGAAAATTGCTGGAACGGATATCTCCTAAGAAAACCTGGGAGGGAACCATTGGCGGCGCACTGCTCTGCGTTGCTTCTGCTTATATTCTTTCGTTCTTTTTTCCTCAGCTTTCCGCTTTGCATTGGATGGGGCTCGCGTTGATCGTAGCACCTGCGGCTACCCTGGGCGACCTGGTGGAATCACGGATGAAACGACGGGCCGGAGTTAAAGATTCAGGAAATGTTTTGCCGGGGCATGGTGGAATACTCGACCGCTTCGATGCCACCATCATCGTTTCTCCGATCGCCGTTACCTATTTGTTTATCGTACTGGGAAATAAATAA
- the yidC gene encoding membrane protein insertase YidC encodes MIIGIILFGWLYYSTPSTDELQKQKRYQDSLALLETKLTPPDTVQQKVNDTTLVASAEPDSAALAKQDSLVRANKAETFGSFAGSTEGKEEFLTIENDFMVLTLSTRGGRITDVQLKEYLTWKKTPLHLFTKDSSYFGLELVTDKSQFNTNDLYFTPSGPSFKVTGNESKSFSMTLQAGEGKHLRYTYTLKGNDHLLGFDIQLKGMETVIPKNQGLIDLHWKQATPWLEKDLKTQKQYTTVYFKYPEEKSDYLSESSDDSLSLGAPAEWVAFKQQFFSSILVPASPFDKQGAFVSSYSGIDSAGVKKLSAVLPIAYKHQPIEDFKMQFYFGPNHHKLLESYEKGFESVIPLGWGIFGWVNEFLVIPIFNFFDGFGWNYGLIILLLTIILKILLFPIAYRTYLSSAKMRVLRPELSEITKKFEGKSPMEKQQAQMALYKKAGVNPLSGCIPVLLQLPILFALVKFFPASIELRQQGFLWADDLSTYDSVWDFGVIPVIHTVYGDHMSLFAILMTVSTLLYTYSNSQLMGQNEQMPGMKYMIYIMPVMFLPFMNNFSAGLSYYYFLANMITFGQTWAMRFVVDEKKLHARIEENKKKPVKQSKWQKRLEDMQRQRPGSTRKK; translated from the coding sequence TTGATCATCGGTATCATTCTGTTCGGATGGTTGTATTATTCTACTCCTTCCACCGACGAGTTACAGAAACAGAAACGCTACCAGGACTCACTGGCGCTTCTTGAAACCAAACTTACTCCCCCCGACACTGTACAGCAGAAAGTGAACGATACCACCCTGGTGGCATCCGCTGAACCCGACTCCGCTGCGCTGGCAAAACAGGACTCCCTTGTACGCGCAAACAAGGCAGAAACCTTTGGCAGCTTCGCCGGAAGCACCGAAGGCAAAGAAGAATTCCTGACCATTGAAAATGATTTTATGGTCCTTACCCTTTCTACCAGGGGCGGAAGGATCACCGATGTACAATTGAAAGAATACCTGACGTGGAAGAAAACGCCGCTTCACCTTTTTACAAAAGACTCCTCCTATTTCGGACTGGAACTGGTTACAGATAAGTCACAATTCAATACGAATGACCTTTACTTTACTCCCTCCGGCCCCTCCTTCAAGGTGACCGGCAATGAGAGTAAATCCTTTTCCATGACACTTCAAGCCGGAGAAGGCAAGCATCTCAGGTACACCTACACATTGAAAGGGAACGACCACCTCTTAGGATTCGACATTCAGCTCAAGGGGATGGAAACGGTGATCCCGAAAAATCAGGGATTGATTGATCTGCATTGGAAACAGGCCACACCCTGGCTGGAAAAAGATCTCAAAACCCAGAAACAATACACCACGGTCTATTTCAAATACCCGGAAGAGAAGTCAGATTATCTGAGTGAAAGTTCGGATGACAGCCTGAGCCTGGGCGCGCCTGCAGAATGGGTCGCCTTCAAGCAGCAATTCTTCTCCTCTATTCTGGTACCTGCGTCACCTTTCGATAAACAGGGGGCGTTTGTGTCTTCTTATTCAGGAATTGACAGTGCGGGAGTTAAAAAACTCAGTGCGGTGCTTCCCATTGCGTATAAGCACCAGCCGATCGAGGATTTCAAAATGCAGTTCTATTTCGGTCCGAATCACCACAAGCTGCTGGAGAGTTACGAAAAGGGGTTTGAATCGGTCATACCGCTGGGATGGGGAATTTTCGGATGGGTGAATGAGTTCCTTGTGATACCGATTTTCAATTTCTTTGATGGTTTCGGGTGGAATTACGGTTTGATCATTCTGCTGCTGACTATCATCCTCAAGATACTTCTCTTTCCCATCGCGTACCGCACCTATTTGTCCTCCGCCAAGATGCGGGTGCTTCGCCCTGAACTCAGCGAGATCACCAAAAAATTTGAAGGTAAAAGCCCAATGGAAAAACAGCAGGCCCAGATGGCGCTGTATAAAAAAGCCGGCGTAAATCCATTATCAGGCTGCATTCCCGTTTTGCTGCAGCTTCCTATCCTCTTCGCGCTGGTAAAGTTTTTTCCTGCGTCTATCGAATTACGCCAGCAGGGGTTTCTATGGGCCGATGACCTTTCTACGTACGACAGCGTGTGGGATTTTGGTGTGATTCCTGTGATTCACACCGTCTACGGTGATCATATGAGCCTGTTCGCAATTCTGATGACAGTTTCCACCTTGCTGTACACTTATTCCAACTCCCAGCTGATGGGACAAAACGAACAGATGCCGGGGATGAAGTACATGATCTACATTATGCCCGTCATGTTTCTACCCTTCATGAATAATTTCTCAGCCGGACTGAGTTACTATTATTTCCTTGCCAACATGATCACATTCGGGCAAACCTGGGCCATGCGGTTTGTAGTAGACGAGAAAAAACTCCATGCCCGCATCGAAGAGAATAAAAAGAAGCCTGTGAAGCAGTCGAAATGGCAGAAGCGGCTGGAAGACATGCAGCGCCAGCGCCCGGGATCCACGCGCAAGAAGTGA